agatctgatctggcaacaaataatggctgaaatgtaattggttaaatgcttcaatatgaaaacacacatctggaagcagtgcaaccagggggaaaaacaatgaaaggaagctaacagaccatttggaataagtacggattgatggacaaaatataatatgattcagatcattcttaggccagcagagaaggccttgaaggccctgatggcccgccactggttcaCACGCTAGCCTGCGAccctttcattcattcgttcatttattcattcattcaatcattcattcaatcattcattcaatcattcattcaatcattcattcaatcattcattcaatcattcattcaatcattcattcaatcattcattcaatcattcattcaatcattcattcaatcattcattcaatcattcattcaatcattcattcaatcattcattcaatcattcattcaatcattcattcaatcattcattcaatcattcattcaatcattcattcaatcattcattcaatcattcattcaatcattcattcaatcattcattcaatcattcattcaatcattcattcaatcattcattcaatcattcattcaatcattcattcaatcattcattcaatcattcattcaatcattcattcaatcattcattcaatcattcattcaatcattcattcaatcattcattcaatcattcattcaatcattcattcaatcattcattcaatcattcattcaatcattcattcaatcattcattcaatcattcattcaatcattcattcattcattttctgaactcctttatccacattagggccacgggggtgctggagcctatcccagctaactccaggccagaggcgggggacacctggCCAGCCGAtagcaggacacaaggagacggacaaccatgcacaatcacacccataccaaggggcaattttagagtgtccaatgaacctaccatgtatgtttttggaatgtgggaggaaaccggagtacccagaggaaatccatgcaggcccggggagaacatgcaaagtccacacagatggacatgacctgaatttgaacccaggaccacagagctgtgagaccgatgcactaaccactagcgccaccgggccaccccctttcattgattcattcattcattttctgaaccgcccttatcctcattagggtcgcggggggtgctggagcctatcccagctgacttcgggccagaggcgcgggacaccctgtatcggtggccagccgatcgcagggtacaaggagacgaacaaccactactcccactcataccaaggagcaatttagagtgtccaatcagcctaccatgcgtgtctttggaatgtgcgaggaaaccagagtacccggagaaaaccgacGCAGGCCTAGGGcaaacatgcaatctccacacaggtggaccgacctggatttgaactcagaactcccacagtgaggccgacacgctaaccactcagccgctgggccatGACATGATATCAATGACGTAAAAATAGAGACAAATGTGTCAGACGGTGTGAAAACTGGATTATACCATGTGCCATTGAGCAGCCTTCGTGCAGCAACTGGGCGGGactgatattggattggattggataactttattcatcccgtattcgggaaattttgttgtcacagtagcaagagggtgaagatgcaggaataggaaaggcattttagacataaatagataggtaataagtaagttaataaataaatacatgaataaatatataaataaataagcgtgttgcttagcacatatatacatacatacacataaatatacatgcatgcatacggtaggtcttaacactcagccatttttttgttaaagagcctgacagctgatgggaggaaggatctgcggaagtctggcaattcattcattctttttccgtACTGCACATCTTCATAAGGGAAACCCACCCAATCTGGAAACACAACTGTCTATCAATAatgcttaaatgttttttagggAAGGATTAGAAGTAGTTAGGAAAAGGCCACTTCAGTAAAATGGAGAGTATGGATTACTAGGCAATAGAATATGCTAAAACGTATTCActtattttctcatttcaagtcacGCTTactcaaatttaaaaatgactaatgctttaaaaagggagaatgTGGAATCTGATCATGACTTTAATCATGCAACACGGAGATGGCGGAGTGGTTTCTGGAAGACATGGATGTCACAGTCACGGTTGAAATACAACGAGACAAAGTGTGACAAagtgcaaaaatgttttgaggAACAGAAGCCTGGGAAAGCAGTCAAGTGACCACTGTGACCAACAAAACATGGCTGTTCGATTATGTGGGGCGACATATAATCCAAACATTCCAAGtttcaaaaacacatttcaggGAGATGTTTGTTCATTCATTGATCATCCGTACCGTGCTTCCTCACACGGGTCCTCAGTTGTCTTTAGGTGACAGGCAGACTAAAACCCTTGACTGGTCAcaagtcagctgtagggcacacagacagacagataaccatttgcactcacaatcacacagcCACCAAAGGGAAATCGAtcccaaagtcaggcgagtgagcAACTATACCAACATGTGGCTATGAGGTGTTTATCGAACCTATAATCACACATAAGGCCACTTAATTTCCCCACATTgacaataataatttaataaataagtcatttatttaaaaattaatttatcTTGTGACCCGAGATGTTCATCACCTTATAATGGTGGtcagcagagctgccaacctccgtcgaccccatttcgggagtacccttgtcccatttccggagtatttctGGAGTGAATGCGAAAtcgatgttcttttttttttatacatcttccataccgcccatcctcgaaagggttgcgggggttgctggagcctaacccagctgtcttcgggcgaaaggcagactataccctagaccaggggtcaccaaactacggcccgcgggccggatacggcccgtcggcacatttggaccggccctctgaacaataccagagacgctatcagatttttttcctatttggccttgaagactgggacgttttattcttgtgtttggttcattgcacccctgctgagcccacaaatcatcccagtgaagcggggcttcgcattgcttctttggtgacacgcgcggggagagtgtttccctttgatgcatgcgggcacgtccaccgttgcatgcacgagcagtgttaccgagacatctggacgatcgcaggtgagggcggagccgtgggaccatcgcggactattcaagcatataaaaactgcaacctgtttgagaacggaaaaattgtgaaaaagttaggtaagagaaaaattgattcagaatgcagggtatttaacctggagtggacaaacgattatttttttgttcaatgcaaagaaaaggctgtttgtctcatttgtcaagagacggtggcggtattcaaagaatacaatctttgccgacactatgaatcccgtcacaaagacaagtacgatagcttgcaaggccaaatacgagcagacaaactctcaaagcgaaaaagtggactactatctcagcagaaccaggcatccgttcgggccagctttcgggttgctaaattgatagcaagcagcggtaagcctttcactgactgagagtttgttaagaaatgtatggatactgtcgcggaggaggtatgtcccgagaagaaagatgcatttaatgccgtaagtctgtcggtgagtacaatgaccagacgcgttgaagaaatcgggagtaatgtatatatgcccagctgcagcagaagatgaaagaatttgactttttttcatttgcactggatgaaagcacggacgtgcaagacacagcgcaactgctcatttttattcgtggagttagcgcaaactttgagatttgcgaggatctggcagccctccaaagtctcaaagggactacaacaggagaggatatttttgacaaagtgtgccaaaccatggagaagttggacctggactggtcaaagctagctagcatcacgactgacggggctcctagcatggtggccgaaactcgcggtctaataatgggacgcatgaaccgtgagttggaaaaaaggggtctcactgccccgctacgagtccactgccgaattcaccagcaagcactgtgctgcaaaatgttgacgtgggattctgtaatgacggttgtggtgtcgtgcataaacttcagagcaaagggagaagattgtgcatggcacaacagaaagttaatgttccatggctttttttttgctatgaagaacccagagagagttaattatttatttcataaatagtgttatttatttcctgttttttctgtgaagaactcagagagggttatttagttattatttatttcattaatagtgttattatttatttcctgacttttttctgtaaagaacctggaaagggttatttggttgtgtggctttctggaaaacaataatttttttacgctcccctacgatcgtcacactttttcttttacaaactgacaccagccccccatcagagaagcgaaaagttatgtggccctcacaggaaaaagtttggggacccatGCCCTAGACccccagtcagtcgtagggcacgcagagagacaaacgaccatctccACTCCCaattaagacctaccgtatgtatacatgtacattacgtctctctctctctctctctctctctctctttttgcaaactattgaaaaagtacagcataatgaaaataagtttatctttgtgtttgtgtcCTTCTACCTGGGTTTTACAGTCACTAATTCCACCAGGTGCCACACTGAAgttgcacttgcatgttgtgcaatgtgcaaatgcgggtccttttggagacggtgtcaacatgggatatttcgtcgaataggAAGCAATAAAGTTCTACGAGTGCCTGGATTGGTTTCATAAAAATTGcaatccattttgcgcttattccgAGGAGGCATAGTGGTAAGTGCTATGTACTCCTACTTGAAGTTTAGAACAACCCCTGAAATGAtaggatttatttcaaaacaaaagactggtggttttgTCAGACTTAaaaatacttacttcccttatgaaaaaaacgaaaacgaaaatgttaaagcgatagtgGCTACCTATgaaatcgattccgaatcgattgccacgctgaaatCGCACAAGATGAATACATCATCAGCACTTGTAACTCGCactgttaccgaattcttccggtttccAGCGCAGTTGTGTTCAAGATAGCGGAAGCTGTAGCGATGGTGTggatttcgaggcatttaaattggaaatgtggtacttttccgaaatagttgcttacaaaaaaaaaataagtgacaaTTTTGGAGGATTTAGGGAGTTTAGAGAGTTTGTCCCAGAGTTTgtgttgcatttccgggtaaactctcGAAATTCCGAGGTGGTTGGCATCTCTGGGTCACATTTGTGTGTCCCAATGACCCTGGGAGTTTTGTTGTTTGGGGCCTTGTGATTTATGTCCTCGTTAGGGTCATCCATTGCAAGCTGGTTGAAGgagagggaccagacaaagaatgacAAGAGAAGACCTCTAAAGTCATGTAGCCGAAATGAACTGCGTTTTCCCTCACCCGGTGCCCCACTCTTGAGCCAGgcctggaggtggggcaaaaTGGCCATGTTCCTGTATTTTGGTGTTTCTCAATATATCTCTGGAATTTCAATAGACTCGGAAACCATGCATGAATTCTCGTTATTTTATAATCGAACCTCTCAGTCCGGTGATAAATTGAATACGCAAAGGCTGATTGGACTGATAGCTTAACAGTGGTTCCCCGAGCAGCATTTTGGGCCCTTAGGCATGTCCAAGAGGTCTTAAATTCCAACTCTACATAGAGTATATAGGGCTGTCATTATTGAATAGTTTTAGAATTTATGGACACATTTCCATGCAGCCAATCTTTTCAAAATTGGGGTTCTGGCAGCAACCCGGTTAAGTTAACACGTTATAAAACCCGaatttgttcatgttttttttttttattactctccctgggttaaactttttttttaaagccatgtAAACCCACTTCTGCACATACTCCCTGCACTCAAACATCTTCAGTTCGGCATTTTCTCACAGAACCTTAATATTTTAGTACAGGAAGTCGTTGTACTCTAATACAAGGCAATAAACAATGTGAAATGCCTTTGAGGTGAAGATGAAACCCATTACTTAGTGTAGTGAAATAATTTAACATGGTTGTGGAGACCACTCagggaataaaatgaaatttcaGGCATAAAGTACTGAGATACCAAGatttattcttttattcattcactttcaaTACCGCTtgtccttgtcagggtcacagTTTGGTTAGGTAATAAAAGTTATTACATGCGCAGTGAGGTCTGACTCTAGTTTGCTGCTTGACGTGTTAAAGGAAGTTCAAAAATAGCAACTGTCCCCTTACTTTCTGCAGCATGTCCAGTTCAGATTTCAAAATTATTTGCGCAAGTAGTGTGTAGTTGTAGAGCTTTCTCTTGTCGTAGCAACAATGGAGGGATTTGTCACCACAACCCTGGCAGCGATGTCCTCGGGTCCTGTGACTCCTCGCTACTACTGCGACAATCCACGTGCTCTCAGAAAGGTCTTCTTGCCACGGGATTATGATTACAAAATAGTATGTTAATACATTCACTCCCTTCTACAGCTACAGATGTCAAATCCATGAATGTCAAATGAATGATAAGGCATCCAATGAACAATGCCAATAAGCAGCCCGTTCAAGCAAAAACTAACTTCAGAGATCTTTTGACCAGTTAGTCAGGTTATGGCTAATCATTATCACATTCTCTTTGGGTGACCTTACCTGGTTGCCTTTAACATAGCGACATTGAAATATTCCAAGCCTGCCAGAGAGATGCAATGTGTCAATCATTACAATATCCCTGCTATAGTagtctatacagtggtacctcgtcatacgaccgctcgtcatacaatattctcgtcttacgacggaaatttcgatcgaataattcgcccatcatgcgatcaaaatttcgtgatgcgaccaagccaggtggccacggcactgtcttttttgcatatctttcgtgtataacaatatttacgagcaccaaatgagttattcagaccaggaaacgcacaacgcgcatgcgcgggaaaaagagggctttctgggtaatggagtacactcgtgcacacaacgccgacaggcaatggcactctttctcagaataaaactttacccacaatcaatacgtgggtaagctgctgcatttcctgttatttttatctaatacgaggagtattatattacttctcgttcgctgctcataagaacatcaggggcactgtctcgcaactccccgcaatagcatccccggtagcaactctatcataggcgccgttgaaagcggatgcgaccacagatgctacaagctaaaagggagccgctagccagcgcccccgaagctcccatgagcagcggagcgatcgctgataaaagactgctgctcgttggcaagtggtcgtgcgttatccgattgtgaggacatttgtgtgcatcattttcagaatattttgaagggaatagtacaacagcaaacagcccatcgttagcgaacgtgagggtggagtgtttgttctgtttacgagtgcgttgtgtggaaaaaaaaaacgaagccccccgccacTTTTGTGCGCCtttccctctcccctcggcgaaatctgcccaattttagttagattaaacacattttatttctattaaaccactagttatgtgttactttgttaatagatggcgaattagaagaaataaaacattttttccaatccaataccctgtttttggtgttttttcagagggctggaacaaatgaattcttccattcatttcaatgggaaacgtccgctcgagttacgagaacctcgtcatacgatctcagtctcggaacggattacgatcgtatgtcgaggtaccactgtaatccttataaagcgtgatttatggatagatgtgtgtgtgtggttatgttaagattctctcactatgtttgtccaaaccgtgcatcgtagagaattgaatttttttcatggtggccagaaacggctgttggatcctaatagacgagtgattgaattacTTCACTTCTTGTGTGTGCAGTGGTGcggcccagtggcgcgagtgggtagcgcgtcggcctcacagctctggagttctgggttcaaatccaggtcacgtccacctgtgtggagtttgcatgttctcccgggcctgcgtgggtttcctccgggtactccggtttcctcccacattccaaagacatgcatggtaggctgattggacactctaaattgcccctagttatggttgtgattgtgtatggttgtccgtctccttgtgccctgcgatcgggtggccactgattcagggtgtctcccgcctctggcctgaagtcagctgggataggctccagagcccccatgaccctagtgaggataaagcggttcagaaaatgagttgagatgagAAATTCACTCAACCATCCAATGAACTGATGGGAAAAAAGTATGGGTCCCAATTTCAAgggtacaaaaaaatgtaaatacagacAGTAAAATGCACCCTTGTGGCTTATGAGGACATTCCGGactgtgatatttttttccttgtcatATTTACTTTCTAAATTTTTGTTACATATTATCATATAAATCAATTATCACGATCTAACAATTGCCTACTCCTAATGTACCTACATTTGTCCATACCAGTACATGCATTCACGCCAAcagataacaataataataacagaccCACACAAAAATACACTCAAACGCAAACTATACTAATCTACCACAAATGCAGAGGTTCTactgttaaaaaagaaagacgACAGGGTAAAACAGAATAGGGGACTTCCACATTTAAAACACTACTCTCTTGTGGACAGATTTGGAAATGGAATAGTGGGGCCTGCTTTGAGTTTCTTTTGTTAGTATACATATAGAACAGACATGCATGAAAAACACAgggatttatttatgtatttatttatttgataagggacaatacatattaatgaacatacttATATtcacattaatgaacatatatatgtcaatatgtaagattgtagccttttgacggaaagagccataaacaattcatattttttaatgaagtgaCATATATgaaaaagttctttttttcagtcacttcaccacttttagggtacaaaaagtctctgaattcttttgacaacattgttacgttgttgttaatcaatgagtatcaatgagaatatccatacaggagtgtaatggaaaaaaatatgattataaggcgctggaggtagtgtcaatgccataataccaacgtaacgctcctattcctgcactttctcaccaggagtttccatattttacctcacgtTAGtgtagagccatatgcacccatcaaaagagccatagattccctacccctggtctagtgaGACTTTTGATTAGTTGCGTAAAgttctcaactcattttctgaaccgctttatcctcaccaagttgtctcaccagatctttcagaacaTAGAAAAGAACATCTCACACTATTTCGTTCGGTATATTGTGCGCGCGATGGAAGTCGTTATAAACCGTAGTTACCGGGGGGGGGGTTGGCTGTTCGGGGCTGACTTTATCCATGGCACTCATAAACGAACAAGCaaatttaaattgtaaaaagTCTGCTAAGTTAAATTAACTTATTCTATCCCATGAGCACTTCTTTGtcttccttaaaaaacaacagaaggCCACGAAGATGGCCGCGAAGATGACCACGACGCTGATAACAATCCCAATGCGTCCtgtcaggagaaaaaaaaggttcagCATTAATTTCcttcaaaaacaacaatttacaGCATTTCATCATAGGtaggtttaaaataaataaataaacaaaccacCTCTTTAATGACACTCCAAGCCATTGTCTAACTTCATATGTCATTTATCTTATTTCAGACTCTTAAGAATAGACTAGTTTCTTTGATTTCTACTGGAGCTACGCGATATgagaaaaattgttatcacgataagtACTTTCATATCAGTTTAAActataattatcacgataataATCACATCTCTTGTATTTCAGATGTAGTCTGAATTTTGCCCTTGAGTGAAAGTTGACAAAGCCAGATTCTATTTTAACCACTCTTAAATGTGTCACCTTTTCAAACAAACTACTAAGCAtcttatctataatccttataaagtgtgatttatgggtgtaaaacatccataaatcacgcttatctattctctaatctTTATAAAGCGTGACGTACGGAtggggatgtgtgtgtgtgcacctggaaactcactggtggaaattcttcccaaaatgacgtttaaatttttcattatttctgttgacaaaaattattccacgataattatcattttatcGCCTAGCACTAATTCCCCACTGTCCTTGATGAAAGCATATTGATTCATGACCAAAGGTTGACCGATATATCGGACGGacgatttaaaataaaataaaaatatatttttgatcaggcaagtacagtggtacctcgtcatacgaccgctcgtcatacaatattctcgtcttacgggggaaatttcgatcgaataattcgcccgtgatgcggtcaaaatttcgtgattcgaccaagccaggtggccatggcattttttttttgcatatctttcgtgtataacaatatctacgagcacggaactaattaattcagacgagtttctcatacgaccaggaaacgcacaacccgcgggcaaaaagagggctttctgggtaatgatactcgtgcacacaacacccataggcaatggcaacctttctcagaataaaacttcattacccacaatcaatacgtgggtaagatcaactattgtatttcctgttattttttctcaggaaagatgctcccgcgatcgttctttaaagactatttctcgttggcaagtggtcgtgcgttatcctattgtgatgacatttgtatgcgacattatcgaaatattttgaagggtagacaaaaacaaacaactcttgatgcgttcgttttgaagacttcggcggagcggccaggtggtgtcaacccgtagaactacgtaaggtaaaaaagattacaacaaatttagaatttagttttgtttgaagttacattaaacgttgagtgtctgtatatagttatccaagttaatttaaatttgtttgttcgtttacgagtgcattgctgccatggataaagcccccccgagcagcccccccccccccgcctccgtgtatgccgctgtctataccctccgcgaaatgtgtctaattttactcctattaaacacattactatcaaaccactcgttatttattactttgtcaatatatggcgaattataagaaataaaacatttttttcaatccaatatcctgtttttggtctttttttcagagagttggaacgaattaatttgtttcccattcatttcaatgggaaacttccgctcgagttacgagaatcttgtaatacgagctcagtcccggaacggattaagctcgtatctcgaggtaccactgtataggggcaactgcagctgctttgacTGAAGGAATGACCCAGGAATGAGACAGTCTGCAGCACTAACCCACGAAAaagaaatatgcaaaaaaagaacatgcaatgtttatttaactTCTTAAGGTCTCTTACCTGGAGACCGAGGTGAAGGTTTTTCAGCACTAGTGActccagaaaataaataaaaacgtcaGAACATGAGCTTGACCCATTATCAAGCGTAAAATTATACTCATAATACAGTAGTAGCGCTCATCCAACTATCCATaaatccataaatcatgcttgaTCTATTCTCTAATCTTTATAAAGCGTGACGTACGGAtggggatgtgtgtgtgtgcacctggaaactcactggcggaaattcttcccaaaatgacgtttacatttttcattatttctgttgacaaaaattattccacgataattatcattttatcGCCTAGCACTAATTCCCCACTGTCCTTGATGAAAGCAGATTGATTCATGACCAAAGGTTGACCGATATATCGGACGGacgatttaaaataaaaaatattgataaaaaaagaacatgcaatgtttatttaactTCTTAAGGTCTCTTACCTGGAGACCGAGGAGGTGAAGGTGTTTCAACACTAGTGactgcagaaaaataaataaaaatgtcagaaCATGAGCTTGACCCATTATCAAGCGTAAAATTATACTCATAATACAGTAGTAGCGCTCAATCAAAAGTCGTTAGTTTGGCTAAACCCGGTTGCACAACAGTGTTGAGAATTAGTTGAAACAAGCCCCTTATAAAGTGTGGTGCAAGTAGAGGACTTGGACAAGGATGAAAATGAGACTCACCGTTACAATAGACAACATCCTCGTAATCCTGAGGAGAAAGAACAACAGCTGTGAGCTTTACAGTTTAGtctctagggcaggggtcgggaacctttttgacggagagccataaacaattcatattttcaaatattattctttgatagccatattcagaatttaaaggtaaaaatacatgaaaatgtgtgcatttattcatcattttaccactttgaaagtaaaaaaaaaaagtctctgaattcttttgagaacattttttcactgttgctaatcaatgagtatcaatgagagtatgcatgcagaagagtccaatgaagaaaaaatatgattaaaaaggcgccgAGATAGTGTCGGAGACACAGTGACGATCCCATTAGTGCCTTCGAGAgttaggtctctcaccagcggttcccatattttaccacaaagcttagcggagagccatgtacacccatcaaaagagccacacatggctcccgagccataggttccctacccctgctcgaGGGCATAGGGTGACACAAAATCCCAGGTCGAGTAGTgttgcttttcacctgtgtgttacAGTCGCGAGTGCGGTGGATCCCCTCCACATAGGAACTGAGGGAAAGGTGGTCA
Above is a window of Stigmatopora argus isolate UIUO_Sarg chromosome 11, RoL_Sarg_1.0, whole genome shotgun sequence DNA encoding:
- the LOC144085021 gene encoding uncharacterized protein LOC144085021 isoform X1 gives rise to the protein MQRPRFQAKLMPQLNTTLFVIILLTLCAQLSSEEAPTCIVTRHEDRVIFNIIGDTSPLCPDYNWANKKGEVLANHLNKSSELVYNSSDDHLSLSSYVEGIHRTRDCNTQDYEDVVYCNVTSVETPSPPRSPVTSAEKPSPRSPGRIGIVISVVVIFAAIFVAFCCFLRKTKKCSWDRIS